The following proteins are co-located in the Chryseobacterium daecheongense genome:
- a CDS encoding GIY-YIG nuclease family protein, with the protein MKNTIKQQLREKAKNHPVTMGVLSIKNTINGKQFIQGSLNVEALENKIKFSLNIGQYTHRQLQSDWNEYGENAFIFECIAVVEPQNNPYIHYRQEVLKAEKNCIEDIELPENLY; encoded by the coding sequence ATGAAAAATACAATTAAACAGCAACTTAGAGAAAAAGCTAAAAATCATCCTGTAACAATGGGAGTTCTTTCTATTAAAAATACCATAAACGGAAAGCAGTTTATCCAAGGCTCCCTTAATGTGGAAGCATTGGAGAATAAAATAAAATTCTCACTCAATATTGGCCAGTACACGCATCGGCAATTGCAGTCTGACTGGAATGAGTACGGTGAAAATGCATTTATATTCGAATGTATTGCGGTAGTGGAGCCTCAGAACAATCCTTATATCCATTACCGTCAGGAAGTTTTAAAGGCAGAAAAGAATTGTATCGAAGATATTGAGCTCCCGGAAAATCTTTATTAG
- a CDS encoding MarR family transcriptional regulator has product MISTDLLLLMNITKVQAIISRKFDALSVHGLSFSDFTILYILIGSSEHKIRRIDLAEKTGLTASGITRLLNPLEKIGLVSREANERDARVSYVVITDTGKKVFEEAKKTAENITAEVLSFKKNKSLKATSEFLFELGGSIQ; this is encoded by the coding sequence ATGATAAGTACAGATTTACTACTACTTATGAACATTACAAAAGTACAGGCCATTATTTCAAGAAAATTTGATGCATTGAGTGTGCATGGACTTAGCTTCAGTGATTTTACGATCCTGTATATTCTTATAGGGTCTTCAGAACATAAGATCCGCAGGATAGATCTGGCTGAGAAAACAGGTTTAACAGCTTCAGGGATTACACGCCTTTTGAATCCCCTTGAAAAAATAGGTCTTGTATCCAGAGAAGCCAATGAGAGAGATGCAAGGGTCAGCTATGTTGTAATCACTGATACCGGGAAAAAAGTCTTTGAAGAAGCAAAAAAAACAGCAGAAAATATTACAGCAGAAGTATTATCATTTAAGAAGAACAAATCTCTTAAAGCTACTTCAGAATTCCTATTTGAGCTGGGAGGATCGATACAATAA